Proteins encoded in a region of the Aphis gossypii isolate Hap1 unplaced genomic scaffold, ASM2018417v2 Contig00281_ERROPOS243947, whole genome shotgun sequence genome:
- the LOC126553629 gene encoding uncharacterized protein LOC126553629: protein MPPIRRSNLGRRTRNATNQANYRSNQSPQERDDRNERERIRISQTCEARTRNSTNNRESLNRAAFSYDVSIDYSNYQCVVIGSMNSVCSHCKALKYKNEANGLCCANGKVKLIPLDPPPEPLYSLVSGIGTDSIHFLTNIQQYNNCFQMTSFGATNVVRENFMPTFKIQGQIYHRAGSLLPVSDSDNKFLKEVYCRTITNFISSTQSIDYMFKTALDLMPSDNHKIVIRADKTPAGQHTRRFNAPTIDEVAIVVVGENLESRDIVLRRRNDQLQRIKETHRSYDALQYPIIFWQGGDGYDFSIKMINPIAGSETNKKVSSMNYYSYRLMIRENEDNHILKCRRLYHKYVVDMYVKIETERLTFIRLNQTKLRSEEYIHLRDAINTDGNAQNVGRMTILPATYIGSPRHMHEYAQDAMSYVRHYGTADLFITFTCNPQWIEINQELFSGQSPIDRHDITARVFRQKLKSLMDFIVKHNVFGETRCWMYSVEWQKRGLPHAHILIWLVENIRPNEVDAVISAEIPNVQVDPGLHEVVIKNMIHGPCGTLNQNSPGMMDGKCSKRYPRTLISETITGNDGYPLYRRRSTADNGKSTIVKLNQQDIEIDNRWIVPYSPILSKTFKAHINVESCHSVKSIKYICKYVTKGSDMAVIGIGAENSNDEVTQYQMGRYVSSNESVWRIFSFPIHERHPSVVHLAVHLENGQRVYFTAQNAVQRAAQHHLLH, encoded by the exons atgccTCCTATACGACGGAGCAACCTAGGTAGAAGAACCCGAAATGCTACCAACCAAGCTAATTACCGATCTAACCAAAGTCCTCAAGAACGTGACGACCGAAATGAACGTGAAAGAATTCGGATATCACAAACGTGTGAAGCGCGAACGCGAAATTCAACTAATAATCGCGAAAGTTTGAATCGAGCTGCTTTCAGTTACGATGTGTCAATTGACTACAGTAACTACCAGTGTGTTGTTATTGGTTCTATGAACTCGGTTTGCTCACACTGTAaggcattaaaatacaaaaacgaagCCAATGGATTGTGTTGCGCAAATGGTAAAGTGAAATTGATACCATTGGATCCACCACCAGAACCATTGTACTCATTGGTTTCAGGAATAGGAACAGATTCTATACACTTTTTGACAAATAtccaacaatataacaattgctTTCAAATGACTTCATTTGGGGCAACAAATGTAGTTCGGGAAAATTTTATGCCAACTTTCAAG atacAAGGGCAAATATATCACAGAGCAGGTTCACTGTTACCAGTGTCAGATAGCGACAACAAATTcct taaAGAGGTCTATTGTAGAACAATTACAAACTTTATTTCATCAACACAATCAAttgattatatgtttaaaactgCCCTGGATCTGATGCCATCCGATAAtcacaaaattgtaatcagAGCTGATAAAACACCTGCAGGTCAACATACAAGACGTTTTAATGCACCAACTATTGATGAAGTTGCTATCGTTGTAGTTGGAGAAAACTTGGAATCCCgtgatattgttttacgtCGTCGGAATGATCAATTACAACGTATAAAGGAAACACACCGCTCATATGATGCACTGCAATATCCCATTATATTTTGGCAAGGTGGAGATGGCTACGatttctcaataaaaatgataaatcccattgcag GTTCTGAAACCAACAAAAAAGTCAGTTCAATGAACTATTATTCATACCGCCTAATGATTCGGGAAAATGAAGATAATCACATATTGAAATGTCGGCGATTATATCACAAATATGTTGTTGacatgtatgttaaaattgaaacggAGAGATTAACATTCATCAGGTTGAATCAAACCAAACTCCGATCTGAAGAGTATATTCACCTTCGAGATGCGATTAATACTGATGGAAATGCACAGAATGTCGGTCGGATGACTATTCTTCCAGCAACATACATCGGAAGCCCTCGGCATATGCACGAATATGCTCAAGATGCCATGTCGTATGTTCGTCATTATGGTACAGCAGATTTGTTCATCACATTTACATGCAATCCGCAATGGATAGAAATCAATCAGGAGTTATTCTCTGGGCAATCACCCATTGATCGTCATGATATTACAGCCAGAGTCTTTAGACAAAAGTTGAAATCTTTAATGGATTTCATCGTAAAACATAATGTGTTTGGTGAGACACGCTGCTGGATGTATTCTGTGGAGTGGCAGAAACGAGGATTGCCACATGCACACATTTTGATTTGGttggttgaaaatataagGCCAAATGAAGTTGATGCAGTGATATCAGCTGAAATCCCTAATGTACAAGTAGATCCTGGATTGCATGAGGTAGTTATCAAAAACATGATACATGGTCCCTGTGGAActcttaatcaaaattcacCCGGTATGATGGATGGTAAATGTTCAAAACGATATCCACGGACATTAATATCGGAAACAATTACTGGTAATGACGGTTATCCATTGTATCGTCGCAGATCGACAGCAGACAATGGAAAATCAACAAttgtcaaattaaatcaacaagaTATTGAAATAGATAATCGTTGGATTGTTCCATATTCACCCATTTTATCAAAGACATTCAAAGCACACATCAACGTTGAATCTTGCCATTCAgtgaaatctattaaatacatttgtaaatatgtaacCAAAGGGAGTGATATGGCTGTGATTGGAATTGGTGCAGAGAATTCCAATGATGAAGTTACCCAATACCAAATGGGCCGCTATGTCAGTAGTAATGAATCAGTTTGgcgaatattttcttttcctaTTCATGAGAGACACCCTTCTGTTGTTCACTTAGCTGTGCATTTAGAAAATGGACAAAGAGTGTATTTTACAGCACAGAACGCAGTACAAAGAGCTGCTCAGCACCATCTACTACATTAA